The following proteins are encoded in a genomic region of Phalacrocorax carbo chromosome 2, bPhaCar2.1, whole genome shotgun sequence:
- the GJD4 gene encoding gap junction delta-4 protein produces MERWDSLGFLIVTLNYNVTIVGKIWLMLIILLRMAVVVLAGYPLYQDEQERFVCNTLQPGCSNVCYDLFSPVSHFRFWLIQTVSILLPYAAFSIYVLHKVAMYIVRMHCLVHGCKGNKGLSSSKDLKELCRSAVANRLDCGAGNLSVLNFSGAYAVHLFFRTLLEAAFAAVQYLLFGFFVPERFSCYHSPCTSTVDCYISRPTEKSIMMIFIWGVSSLSFLLSLADLVCALRRMTARNQKNKLPTNLHTEDECILNLPPVQHGSSSPPQNQNCPVSKSSQTSGGSCSLLSEEEEEAVLHPEVVFHQTASTNLNSNSNKPCVSGDLAVKQDSTEEPLCAGDHQGTTCRQVRPMLQQDFIKDTALTLRPQIKSHLGVSSCVVQSKLLGYYPSAELKNPDAQSNYSSTSCLRSKKSEWV; encoded by the coding sequence GAAAGATCTGGCTAATGTTAATAATTCTGCTGCGAATGGCAGTGGTAGTATTAGCAGGTTATCCACTCTATCAAGACGAGCAGGAGCGCTTCGTCTGCAACACCCTGCAACCAGGATGCTCCAACGTTTGCTATGACTTGTTCTCTCCAGTATCTCACTTTAGATTCTGGCTCATTCAAACTGTGTCTATCCTGCTGCCTTATGCTGCGTTCAGCATTTATGTTTTGCACAAGGTAGCTATGTACATTGTAAGAATGCACTGTTTGGTGCATGGATGCAAAGGGAATAAGGGTTTATCAAGCTCCAAAGACCTGAAGGAGCTCTGTAGAAGTGCTGTTGCCAATCGATTAGATTGTGGTGCAGGCAACCTAAGTGTCCTTAATTTTTCTGGGGCGTATGctgttcatcttttttttagGACACTACTTGAGGCTGCCTTTGCAGCCGTGCAATATTTactttttggattttttgttccTGAGCGCTTTTCCTGCTACCATTCACCTTGTACAAGCACAGTTGATTGTTATATCTCCCGGCCCACTGAGAAATCCATCATGATGATTTTCATCTGGGGGGTCAGCAGTCTATCCTTTCTGCTTAGCCTTGCTGATCTTGTCTGTGCTCTCCGGAGAATGACAGCAAGAAATCAAAAGAACAAGCTGCCCACAAACCTCCACACAGAGGATGAGTGCATTTTAAATCTTCCCCCAGTACAGCATGGTAGCTCTTCTCCCCCTCAAAATCAAAACTGTCCAGTATCAAAAAGCAGCCAGACTAGTGGTGGCTCCTGCTCACTTCTctctgaagaggaagaagaggctgtTCTTCATCCTGAAGTGGTCTTTCACCAAACTGCCAGCACTAACCTTAACAGCAACAGCAATAAGCCCTGTGTATCAGGAGATCTTGCTGTTAAGCAAGATAGCACTGAAGAACCCTTGTGTGCTGGTGACCACCAAGGAACTACATGCAGGCAAGTAAGACCCATGCTTCAGCAAGACTTCATTAAAGATACTGCCCTGACTCTAAGACCTCAGATCAAGTCTCATCTTGGAGTTTCTTCCTGTGTAGTTCAGAGCAAGCTTTTAGGATACTACCCTTCAGCTGAGCTAAAAAACCCTGATGCACAATCAAATTATAGTAGTACTAGTTGTTTGAGGTCCAAAAAGTCAGAATGGGTATAG